Proteins encoded together in one Stutzerimonas stutzeri window:
- a CDS encoding TRAP transporter substrate-binding protein translates to MMSNKLKALACALSFTVAGLVHAADPVTIKFAHVVADNTPKGQGALLFKKLAEERLPGKVKVEVYPNSSLFGDGKEMEALLLGDVHMLAPSLAKFEHYAKAIQIYDLPFLFDDLAAADRFQSGPQGKALLRAMEDKNITGLAYRHNGMKQLSANKPLREPKDARGLKFRVQASAVLDEQFKAVRANPRKMSFAAVYQGLQTGVVNGTENTWSNYESQKVHEVQPYMTASDHGLIDYMVITNTKFWNGLPEDVRGELETIMEEVTAEVNRQADDLNQQARQAIVASGKTEIIELSPEQRAKWREAMQPVWKKFEGDIGAELIKAAQAANRS, encoded by the coding sequence ATGATGAGTAACAAGCTCAAGGCACTCGCCTGCGCGCTTTCTTTCACCGTCGCCGGGTTGGTGCATGCCGCCGACCCCGTGACCATCAAGTTCGCCCATGTAGTGGCGGATAACACACCGAAGGGGCAGGGCGCCCTGCTGTTCAAGAAACTCGCCGAGGAACGCCTGCCGGGCAAGGTGAAGGTCGAGGTCTACCCGAACTCCTCGCTGTTCGGCGACGGCAAGGAAATGGAGGCCCTGCTGCTCGGTGACGTGCACATGCTGGCCCCCTCGCTGGCCAAGTTCGAGCATTACGCCAAGGCCATCCAGATCTATGACCTGCCGTTCCTGTTCGACGACCTGGCGGCAGCCGATCGTTTCCAGAGCGGCCCGCAGGGCAAGGCGCTACTGCGCGCGATGGAGGACAAGAACATCACCGGTCTGGCCTACAGGCACAACGGAATGAAGCAGCTTTCGGCGAACAAGCCGCTGCGCGAGCCGAAGGATGCCCGTGGGCTGAAGTTCCGCGTGCAAGCCTCGGCCGTGCTCGACGAGCAGTTCAAGGCAGTGCGCGCCAACCCCCGCAAGATGAGCTTCGCCGCGGTCTACCAGGGTTTGCAGACCGGCGTGGTCAACGGCACCGAGAACACCTGGTCGAACTATGAAAGCCAGAAGGTGCACGAGGTCCAGCCTTACATGACCGCCTCCGACCACGGCCTGATCGACTACATGGTGATCACCAACACCAAGTTCTGGAACGGCCTGCCGGAAGACGTGCGCGGCGAGCTGGAAACGATCATGGAAGAGGTCACCGCCGAGGTGAACCGTCAGGCCGACGACCTCAACCAGCAGGCGCGCCAGGCCATCGTCGCCTCCGGCAAGACCGAGATCATCGAATTGTCCCCCGAGCAGCGCGCCAAATGGCGCGAGGCGATGCAGCCGGTGTGGAAGAAGTTCGAGGGTGATATCGGTGCCGAGCTGATCAAAGCGGCGCAGGCGGCCAACCGCTCCTGA
- a CDS encoding VOC family protein, with the protein MNISHLDHLVLTVADIEATVDFYTRVLGMQLVTFGEGRKALAFGNQKINLHQAGREFEPKAERPTPGSADLCFIVATPLDQVIAHLQAQQVAIVEGPVQRTGATGPIRSVYLRDPDQNLIELSNPLENPLEPNA; encoded by the coding sequence ATGAATATCAGCCACCTCGACCATCTGGTCCTCACCGTTGCCGATATCGAGGCCACGGTGGACTTCTACACCCGCGTGCTCGGCATGCAGCTGGTGACCTTCGGCGAAGGGCGCAAGGCGCTGGCCTTCGGCAACCAGAAGATCAACCTGCACCAAGCCGGCCGCGAGTTCGAGCCCAAGGCCGAGCGCCCGACGCCGGGTTCGGCGGACCTCTGCTTTATCGTCGCCACACCGCTGGATCAGGTTATCGCCCATCTCCAGGCGCAGCAGGTTGCCATTGTCGAAGGTCCGGTGCAGCGCACCGGCGCGACCGGACCGATCCGCTCGGTTTACCTGCGCGACCCCGACCAGAACCTCATCGAACTGTCCAATCCGTTAGAGAATCCGCTGGAGCCCAACGCATGA
- a CDS encoding CaiB/BaiF CoA transferase family protein yields the protein MNDTQVKPRPLDGITVVSLEHAIAAPFCTRQLADLGARVIKIERPGAGDFARGYDERVDGLASHFVWTNRSKESLSLDVKQDAAAQVLDQLLAKADVLVQNLAPGAAARMGLSFEALHERFPRLIVCDISGYGEGGPYEQKKAYDLLIQSEGGFLSVTGGPGETEMAKAGCSIADIAAGMYAYTGVLSALMLRDKTGEGSRVDVSMLESLVEWMGYPLYYAYKGATPPPRAGAAHATIYPYGPFPTGDGGTVMLGLQNEREWLAFCDKVLLQPELAQDERFSSNARRSEHRTELRALIVEAFSHLSAEEVIARLDAAPIANAHVNDMAGVWAHPQLEARQRWSEVDSPAGRLPALLPPGRNSAFAPRMDPIPALGQHTDSLLAELGYAPGDIQRLHEQGAV from the coding sequence ATGAACGACACCCAAGTCAAACCCCGCCCACTCGATGGCATCACCGTGGTCAGCCTCGAGCACGCCATCGCCGCGCCGTTCTGCACGCGCCAGCTGGCCGACCTCGGCGCACGGGTGATCAAGATCGAGCGGCCCGGTGCCGGCGACTTCGCCCGCGGCTACGACGAGCGGGTCGACGGCCTGGCCTCGCATTTCGTCTGGACCAACCGCTCCAAGGAAAGCCTGAGCCTGGACGTGAAGCAGGACGCCGCTGCCCAGGTGCTCGACCAGCTCTTGGCCAAGGCCGACGTGCTGGTGCAGAACCTGGCACCGGGCGCCGCCGCGCGCATGGGGCTCTCCTTCGAGGCGCTGCACGAACGCTTTCCGCGGCTGATCGTCTGCGACATCTCCGGCTACGGCGAGGGCGGCCCTTACGAGCAGAAGAAGGCCTATGACCTGCTGATCCAGAGCGAGGGCGGCTTTCTCTCCGTCACCGGCGGGCCGGGCGAAACCGAGATGGCCAAGGCCGGCTGCTCCATCGCCGATATCGCCGCCGGCATGTACGCCTACACCGGCGTGCTTTCGGCGCTGATGCTGCGCGACAAGACGGGCGAGGGCAGCCGCGTCGACGTTTCCATGCTCGAAAGCCTGGTGGAGTGGATGGGCTACCCGTTGTATTACGCCTACAAGGGCGCGACGCCGCCGCCGCGTGCCGGCGCCGCCCACGCCACCATCTACCCCTACGGCCCTTTCCCCACTGGCGACGGCGGCACGGTGATGCTCGGCCTGCAGAACGAGCGTGAGTGGCTGGCGTTCTGCGACAAGGTGCTGCTGCAGCCGGAACTGGCGCAGGACGAGCGCTTCTCCAGCAACGCCCGGCGTTCGGAGCATCGCACCGAATTGCGTGCGCTCATCGTCGAGGCGTTCAGCCACCTGAGTGCCGAAGAGGTGATCGCCCGGCTGGATGCCGCGCCCATCGCCAATGCCCATGTCAACGACATGGCCGGTGTCTGGGCGCATCCGCAGCTCGAGGCGCGCCAGCGCTGGAGCGAGGTGGACAGCCCGGCCGGTCGCTTGCCTGCGCTGCTGCCGCCGGGACGCAACAGCGCCTTCGCCCCGCGCATGGATCCGATCCCCGCGCTGGGCCAGCACACCGACAGCCTGCTGGCCGAGCTGGGTTACGCCCCCGGCGACATTCAGCGCTTGCACGAGCAGGGCGCGGTATGA
- a CDS encoding HpcH/HpaI aldolase/citrate lyase family protein has protein sequence MNSSIIRSALFVPATRPERIPKALASGADAVIVDLEDAVAENLKAEARGNLDAFLAANPAARLLVRINAPTHAEQAADLALCARHAGVTGVLLPKVESAVQVALAASCGKPVWPIVESARGLANLAEIAHAQGVERLSFGALDLGLDLGLANGTAGAERMLDQARYALLLQSRLAGLAAPLDSVFPDIKNLEGLARAAADARDMGFGGLLCIHPSQVAVVHETLMPSAAELDWAQRILAAGASGDGVFVVDGQMVDAPVIGRARRLLQRAGQAVP, from the coding sequence ATGAACTCATCGATCATCCGTAGCGCGCTGTTCGTCCCGGCGACCCGCCCGGAGCGCATTCCCAAGGCTCTGGCGAGCGGCGCCGACGCGGTCATCGTCGACCTCGAGGATGCGGTCGCGGAGAACCTTAAGGCAGAGGCGAGGGGCAACCTCGATGCCTTCCTCGCTGCCAACCCGGCGGCGCGCCTGCTGGTGCGCATCAACGCGCCAACCCATGCCGAGCAGGCCGCGGACCTGGCACTCTGTGCCCGTCATGCCGGTGTCACCGGCGTGCTGCTGCCGAAGGTCGAAAGCGCGGTGCAGGTTGCGCTGGCGGCCAGCTGCGGCAAGCCGGTCTGGCCAATCGTCGAAAGTGCCCGCGGGCTGGCCAATCTGGCGGAAATTGCCCACGCCCAGGGTGTCGAGCGGCTGTCCTTCGGCGCGCTGGACCTGGGCCTCGATCTCGGCCTGGCCAATGGCACCGCCGGCGCCGAGCGCATGCTTGACCAGGCACGCTATGCGCTGCTGCTGCAGTCGCGATTGGCCGGGCTGGCAGCACCGCTGGACAGCGTCTTTCCCGACATCAAGAACCTCGAAGGCCTCGCCCGTGCCGCTGCCGACGCGCGTGACATGGGCTTTGGCGGCCTGCTGTGCATCCACCCGAGCCAGGTGGCTGTGGTGCACGAAACCCTGATGCCCAGTGCCGCGGAACTGGACTGGGCGCAACGCATCCTCGCCGCCGGAGCTTCCGGCGATGGGGTTTTCGTGGTGGACGGACAGATGGTCGACGCCCCCGTCATCGGCCGTGCCCGTCGCCTGCTGCAACGTGCCGGGCAAGCGGTGCCCTGA
- a CDS encoding MmgE/PrpD family protein, producing MSQHTRALTEFLAGLAYEQIPEPVLARTEDLFLDWLGSALASAGSHPIPLFEHYAQKMGPADGPARILVNGQSSSAYFAALVNAASSHLVEQDDLHNSSVLHPATVVFPAALAAAQDLGKSGRELLVASVAGYEAGIRIGEFLGRSHYRIFHTTATVGTLAAAVAVGKLMDFDQQQFTHLLGSAGTQAAGLWEFLRDAADSKQLHTAKAAADGLLAAYLTADGLTGAQNILEGEQGMAAGMSRDAEPSKLSDRLGMRWALAETSFKFHASCRHTHPAADALLALMQREGLGADDIASVTTRVHQGAIDVLGRVTVPQTVHQAKFSMGTVLGLIALYGKAGLTEFHSHALSDPRVGEFREKVSMTLDPEVDGAYPARWLGRVEVTTADGRTLHGAIDEPKGDPGNTLSRAELEDKFRRLVQFSAARSDDEAGALIDTVWRLRELQRLDALA from the coding sequence ATGAGCCAGCACACCCGTGCCTTGACCGAATTCCTCGCCGGGCTCGCCTACGAGCAGATCCCCGAACCGGTGCTCGCCCGCACCGAAGACCTCTTTCTCGATTGGCTCGGCTCGGCCCTGGCCAGCGCCGGCTCGCATCCGATTCCGCTGTTCGAGCATTACGCGCAGAAGATGGGCCCGGCCGACGGACCGGCGCGCATTCTGGTCAACGGCCAGAGCAGCTCGGCCTATTTCGCTGCGCTGGTGAATGCCGCCAGCTCGCACCTGGTGGAGCAGGACGACCTGCACAACAGCTCCGTGTTGCACCCGGCCACGGTGGTGTTTCCCGCTGCGCTGGCGGCGGCGCAGGATCTCGGCAAGTCCGGCCGCGAGCTGCTGGTGGCCTCGGTGGCCGGCTACGAGGCGGGCATCCGCATCGGCGAGTTCCTCGGCCGCTCGCATTACCGCATCTTCCACACCACCGCGACGGTCGGCACCCTGGCCGCGGCGGTGGCCGTTGGCAAGCTGATGGATTTCGACCAGCAGCAGTTCACCCATCTGCTCGGCAGCGCCGGTACGCAAGCGGCGGGGCTGTGGGAGTTTCTCCGTGACGCGGCGGACTCCAAGCAACTGCACACCGCCAAGGCGGCTGCCGATGGCCTGCTCGCCGCCTACCTGACCGCCGATGGCCTGACCGGCGCGCAGAACATCCTCGAAGGCGAGCAGGGCATGGCGGCGGGCATGTCCCGCGATGCCGAGCCGAGCAAGCTGTCCGACCGGCTCGGCATGCGCTGGGCGCTGGCGGAAACCTCGTTCAAGTTCCACGCCTCCTGCCGCCATACCCACCCGGCGGCCGATGCGCTGCTGGCGCTGATGCAGCGCGAAGGGCTCGGGGCCGATGACATCGCCTCGGTCACCACCCGCGTGCACCAGGGCGCGATCGACGTGCTCGGCCGCGTGACGGTGCCGCAGACGGTGCATCAGGCCAAATTCTCCATGGGCACCGTGCTGGGGCTGATCGCCCTGTACGGCAAGGCCGGCCTGACCGAATTCCACAGCCATGCGCTCAGCGACCCTCGCGTCGGCGAGTTCCGCGAGAAGGTCTCGATGACGCTCGATCCCGAGGTGGACGGCGCCTACCCGGCACGCTGGCTCGGTCGCGTCGAAGTGACCACCGCCGATGGCCGCACGCTGCACGGCGCCATCGACGAGCCGAAGGGCGACCCGGGTAACACGCTGAGCCGCGCCGAGCTGGAGGACAAGTTCCGCCGCCTGGTGCAGTTCTCCGCGGCGCGCAGCGATGACGAGGCGGGCGCGCTGATCGATACGGTCTGGCGCCTGCGCGAGCTGCAGCGGCTGGACGCATTGGCCTGA
- a CDS encoding alpha/beta fold hydrolase, with the protein MSRYATVSTPVLDIAYLEWNPRGQQVAVLVHGWPDCPEGWEPVAERLAAAGYRVLCPTLRGFGQTRFRDALTPRSGQLTALGRDLLDFIDALRLDQPVLVGHDWGARAVANACGLRHHAAARLVMLAVGYGTNDPNQHISLSQTRNYWYHWYMATPRGEQTVVEDRAAFTRLLWDTWSPAGWYAEADFVQALEAFDNPDWAAVVLHSYRHRWGFVDGDPAYASDEALLQPAPVLAVPTLVLHGEADTCNAPETSAGREALFSGPYHRQLLPGVGHFPQREAPQAVAEAILQFCQGD; encoded by the coding sequence ATGAGTCGTTACGCCACGGTCAGCACACCCGTGCTGGATATCGCTTATCTCGAATGGAACCCCCGCGGCCAGCAGGTGGCCGTGCTCGTGCACGGCTGGCCGGATTGCCCCGAAGGCTGGGAGCCCGTAGCCGAGCGCCTGGCCGCAGCGGGCTATCGCGTGCTCTGCCCGACGCTGCGCGGCTTCGGCCAGACACGCTTTCGCGACGCGCTGACCCCACGTAGCGGTCAGCTCACCGCGCTGGGGCGCGACCTGCTGGATTTCATCGACGCATTGCGCCTCGACCAGCCGGTGCTGGTCGGCCATGACTGGGGCGCGCGGGCGGTGGCCAATGCCTGCGGGCTGCGCCATCACGCCGCCGCACGGCTGGTAATGCTCGCGGTGGGCTACGGCACCAATGACCCGAACCAGCACATCTCGCTCAGCCAGACGCGCAACTACTGGTACCACTGGTACATGGCCACCCCGCGCGGCGAGCAGACGGTAGTCGAGGATCGCGCGGCCTTCACGCGGCTGCTGTGGGATACCTGGTCACCCGCCGGCTGGTACGCCGAGGCGGATTTCGTCCAGGCGCTGGAGGCGTTCGACAACCCGGACTGGGCCGCCGTGGTACTGCATTCCTATCGCCACCGCTGGGGCTTCGTCGACGGCGATCCTGCCTATGCATCGGACGAGGCGTTGCTGCAACCGGCCCCGGTGCTCGCCGTGCCGACGCTGGTGCTGCACGGCGAGGCCGATACCTGCAACGCACCGGAAACCTCGGCCGGGCGTGAGGCCTTGTTCAGCGGCCCATACCACCGACAGCTATTGCCAGGCGTCGGCCACTTCCCTCAGCGCGAGGCGCCACAGGCAGTAGCCGAGGCGATCCTACAGTTCTGTCAGGGGGATTGA